The Horticoccus luteus DNA window AAATCCTCACCTTCGTGAATATACCAGTCGGAAACTGGAGTCACTTCGTCCACGTGAAACATGTGGCTCGAAATGGCTTCGGCATTGAGCAGATGCTGAAACGCCGCCGTGATCGCGCCGTTGGCGAATTTCCCTCCACCAAGGAGTGACGCCGTCCCGCCCGCAATCGCGGCAATCGTCGTGCGGACCGCAACGCCCCAGGAGTCTTTCAAAGACTTAAAGCGCATCGAAATGCTTCCGGCAATCGATCCGGCAAAAGAGCCGTAGAAACCACTGCCAAAGCTTCCGCCTTGCGCAACTGACGCCGCACCACCGACCACACCGTGAGCTAACGCCCGCCCCGCTTCAATCCACGGATCCTTAAAAGTGACGGGGCCATGGTATTCCAAATCAAAAAACTCGCCGATCTTTCCTGATGCCCACGACACGGCGTAAGCGGTGGCCCCCGCAATCATCCCGTTTTTGAAGGCATCCCCGATACTGCCGCCGTTCAGTAACGTTCCGGAAAAGGCCGACGCCGAGGAATAACCGACATAAAATCCAACCGTTGAGTTGAATAAACCGGCGCCGGCTGCACCACCCAGCCCCGCGGCGAGGCCTTGAGCCGCGCCAACGTTGCCATTAATAGTGTAACCGACTGAAGCCGATGACGCGGCACTAATTGCTTCGCTGGCAGAGTATGACAAGCCCGCAGCAGACGATAAACCGGCAGTGTAGTAAGCCGCTGCGATCTGCACTACTTGCCCTATCCCTTCCGTCCATGCCTTCCAATAACCTGTAGGGTCAGTGAAGGTGAGCGGGTTGTTACTGACATAGCTGTAGCGGTTGAAGCTCTGGCTATCCCCCGCGTCGTCCACGACCGCGTCAGCACTCAGGAACCGCCCCAGCCCTGGGTCGAATATCCGGCCGTTCATGTGAACGGCCAAGTCTGGTGCCGTCGTAGGCGGTGAAGCGTAGCGGCAGGACGCGGTTTTTCCCGGCGGGAGCGGCGGGCCGGGCGCGAGTTTTCGAGAAGAGCGGCTTGGGGGCGGCGGCTATGGCCGCGCACAGCAAACCAAGTCAAGGAACGGGCGGCGCGTCAGCGCTCGCGAGGATGGCCGTTAAAGCGTTTTCTTCCTTCGGTTGAGGTCGAGACAGGGCTCGCGACTCCGGCCGCGTCATTGCGCCCGGCGAGCGGCTTCAGGCCAAAGCAAAACGCCGCACCCGGCAAGGCCGGAAGTGGCGTCAATCGAAGCGGCTAAAGAAGGAAGCGACTCGCTCAGAGCACGCCGTGGGCGCGCTGCTCCAGCAAAAACTCGCCGGGCGTGGCGAGGCGCAGCCCGTAAACCTCTCGGCCGAGTTTTTCGTGGAAGTCGCCCTCGTCGAGCGTGAGCAGCCAGTCGGCACGCGTGGCCAGGGCCGTGATGACAACGGGCCGATCTTTCGCCTTCGGGAAGACCAGCGGCTGGTCGAGCGCGACGCTCACTTGCACGAAGCGCATCAGCGGCGCGAGTTGCTTCCAACCGCGCGCGGCCGTCGCGCCCACTTTCGCCAGATTGCGGCGCGTCTCCTCCTCGCAGTAGTAGGAGCTGACGAGCTCCCAGCCCTGCGTTGCGGCCTGCGTGATGACGAAGCGCGACGCGCCTCTCGCCGATCCCGCCGCGGCGAACAGGACACTCGTGTCGAGGAAGAGCCTCACTTTTTCTTCGCGGCGCGGAACGCCTTCATGTCGGCCTCGTCGCGTGCGATCCAAGCGCGGATTTGCGCCTTCGGGATGTCGCGCACGGGCACGGCGGTGGCCGGGTGCAGGAACAGGCCGCCTTCGCGTTCCTCGACGAGGAGCATTGGGTTGCGGAGCTTATCGAGTCCCATTTTCCGCCGCAGTTCGGGCGGCAACGTCAGGCTGCCGCGTTTGGAGAGTGGAAGTGTGGTCATGCGGCAATGCTGCATTGCCGCAATGCGGTTCGCAAGCCTCGCGCGGCGATAATTTGGCCCCCGGATGCGTCGCGGCGTGGACTTCCTTCAACTTGCGAATCGAGACCTGCGCGTAAATCTGCGTAGTCGCGAGCGAGGCATGCCCAAGCTGCTCGTGGACGTGGCGGATGTCAGCGCCATGCTCCAGCATGAGCGTCGCGCAGGTCTGGCGGAACAGGTGGCAACTGCCAGACTTGCCCACGCCGGAGCGCGCGACGCAGCCGGTGACGGGCGGCTGCAAGGCTGATCCGCGGGTGTTTGAGTGCCGAAGGAGCATGCGCGCCGCCGCGAAAATAAGTCACGCC harbors:
- a CDS encoding RHS repeat-associated core domain-containing protein, which produces MNGRIFDPGLGRFLSADAVVDDAGDSQSFNRYSYVSNNPLTFTDPTGYWKAWTEGIGQVVQIAAAYYTAGLSSAAGLSYSASEAISAASSASVGYTINGNVGAAQGLAAGLGGAAGAGLFNSTVGFYVGYSSASAFSGTLLNGGSIGDAFKNGMIAGATAYAVSWASGKIGEFFDLEYHGPVTFKDPWIEAGRALAHGVVGGAASVAQGGSFGSGFYGSFAGSIAGSISMRFKSLKDSWGVAVRTTIAAIAGGTASLLGGGKFANGAITAAFQHLLNAEAISSHMFHVDEVTPVSDWYIHEGEDLRIEKMPDEVTGATLETLEQLAAARNLGRLARVFSIIDKLMEGVGNLLMIRSGFSRYDQLVEVKRTYYQTITERGEPFSFRANPVHTINVGTETFKAYRSIYLLKRAEDPIMIKPVGGGRYEEVYKMRQI
- a CDS encoding PIN domain-containing protein; translation: MRLFLDTSVLFAAAGSARGASRFVITQAATQGWELVSSYYCEEETRRNLAKVGATAARGWKQLAPLMRFVQVSVALDQPLVFPKAKDRPVVITALATRADWLLTLDEGDFHEKLGREVYGLRLATPGEFLLEQRAHGVL